ATTCCgcccaaccacaacaacaacaacaaccacaacaacaacaaccacaacaacaacaacaccaaaccctTCAACCACGatcccatcatccaccatcacacCAGCTACAACCACACCAGCTACAACCACACCAGCAGctgcaccaacaacagctccaacagcaacagcagcaacttcaacaacaacagcaacaacaacaaactcaACAGGCCTACAACCCCTACAGCCCGTACCACAACCTACCGATGGAAGGCGCCCCGTGGCATAACTCTACCTCAGCCGGGGGTCTCCTCTCGTGGGAAGGGTACGGGAACCAGTACTTTGGCAATGAGCGCCACGATAGCTTGAcgcaggagcagcagacgCAGCTGCTCAACATTCTGGAAGCGGATGGCATGAGTGATATTTCTGCGTATCTTGCCACTGGCAACGCTGCCAACGGTGGCCACGGCACTGGGAATTGGTAGATGCTTGTGACATGGATAGACACTGGGCATGTTGTTTTATTTGTGATGGGGTCATATTCACCTTGGaacttgtgtgtgtgtgtgtgtgtgtggggggtggaagggggctACAGGAGTTGACGGGATACCTAAGCGTTGATTTTACTCATTTCTTTTTGTGTCTGGTTGTTCTTGGATACAAGTAGGTTTGCAGATTATGGCCACTGTGTTACTTTGTACAGTTGGTGGATTTGTATATAGACTATTTTTCAACACAAAACATCAACGAGTCGGTTGGGCCCCTTCCCTTCTACTTGGTACAATGATATCGCAGTCATGCAGCCAACCAGCCAGCATCTAAACCTTCTCCGCCTCACCCCCAGGAGCAGCAACCTTTTTGaccgtcctcttcctcctcttcttcccatccccGGGAACGATCCCCGCATTGGGCGGCGcatccaacacccacctcgcCACGGCCAAAGCCCTATCGCTCCCAACAGGGTACTCCTTCTCGAGCTCATGCCTACCTGgcccaccaccattcccGTTCCCTTGGGCACgagcaacaaccccgccattcCCATCGCTCGTGACCTTTTGCCCGTCAATGTCTAAATCCCCGATTGCCCCTTCTAAACTagacccatcatcatcctcattaTCATGATCATTTGCCgggagttgttgttgttgttgttgttgttgttgttgttgttgttgttgttgttgtggttgttgtggttggtgtggttgtcCAGCCACAACACCGGATGTTATCTGCGCGCGTAGCTCAGCCACGGCATTCGCAAGCTGGTAGTCGTGCTCCGCCCTCAGCTGCCTGGCCAGCACGGCCTGCCGGAAGCTCGGCTCGTCGCTCACTCGCTCGTCGCCCAAGGCGTCGAGAACAATCTGGTGATGCAAGCGGTCCTTGCGCTGTTTTTCTGTCTCGACTGGGACAGGaaatgggaaaggggagggaagcTCCTTCAGTTCGGTGGATACTTCTGATCCGGTGGTGTCTAACGACGGCAGTGCAGGTTTGGACTGCGGCGGCTGGTGCTGAAGATGATGCAGCGGAGAGGAACCATTCGGGTGCAAAACGGGCACCGGAGCTGGCGCGCAGAGATCATCCCATGCACCTGCTAGCTGGATCCAGTTTCCTCCTGCGCGCAGGACCTCGACCCAGTCAGCGCGGGCGGGGGAGCGACTAGCTTGGAAGGCTGGGTAGCCGTCTGCTAGGCGGGCCAGGCGGGCGACCATGTAGGcgtggcggaggagctccTTGGCCGAGGTCTGGATGAGACAGTGGCAGAGTAAGAGAGCGTGGAGAGCGTCGGCCAAAAGGGGGTGGTATGTCAGTGTTTCTGTGATGACGGGAGAAAGAACGGGCGGAGGTGGCTGGTGTGCCTGCAGGGAGGCTAGGTCCGTGATGGGATACGGCGGGAGATCTGGTGGTGGCGAAGGAGCAAACAGATCCGAGAGGACGTAGATGCGGTGTGGTTTCTGTGTGGTTCTCTCGTCGTTTCCAACGGGCGACGCAGACTTGGTGGTGTGGCGGGGAACACGGACGCCGTTGGCGATAGAGTTCACCTTGCGGGCAAAGTCCTCGGCGATGTCCAAGGGTAGATCGGGCGAGTACTCGAAATGGGAAAGGTAAGTCATGTAGTC
This window of the Podospora pseudoanserina strain CBS 124.78 chromosome 3, whole genome shotgun sequence genome carries:
- a CDS encoding hypothetical protein (COG:S; EggNog:ENOG503NYFF) codes for the protein MAKKKSSSQEDLVEAESDLGHQKLVRSQQQLIICRNKHWRYISAFHGPWLQLPPEVIETLANINYNTPRPRPIDPAVFFDLVKIRRLVDEAIDLAVRAASGVASLSQQSIPGLHHAAALGLGFGFRPGNQAKLSPERKHRMRKDATHKLCKAYKLDEVACSVSTMQSASALEEVASLVLQRSPDDSDAKYVHFFHEKIPSRQLAECTSLQPLDEAIHENPSDPEPLRTRGIVKIFKEDFQGAVADFTDALRVHRLRRPPHRYAGKEAEAEQQVAQRTARRTEDVVLKEEEQPSSLETQLLFQRAGVYLTMACQHVDAAFPDGSPQVPEPDSDGDQASPPLSPEVLEARQHVRQNAKRALRDYMTYLSHFEYSPDLPLDIAEDFARKVNSIANGVRVPRHTTKSASPVGNDERTTQKPHRIYVLSDLFAPSPPPDLPPYPITDLASLQAHQPPPPVLSPVITETLTYHPLLADALHALLLCHCLIQTSAKELLRHAYMVARLARLADGYPAFQASRSPARADWVEVLRAGGNWIQLAGAWDDLCAPAPVPVLHPNGSSPLHHLQHQPPQSKPALPSLDTTGSEVSTELKELPSPFPFPVPVETEKQRKDRLHHQIVLDALGDERVSDEPSFRQAVLARQLRAEHDYQLANAVAELRAQITSGVVAGQPHQPQQPQQQQQQQQQQQQQQQQLPANDHDNEDDDGSSLEGAIGDLDIDGQKVTSDGNGGVVARAQGNGNGGGPGRHELEKEYPVGSDRALAVARWVLDAPPNAGIVPGDGKKRRKRTVKKVAAPGGEAEKV